atgtatatatgtatttgtacgtgtattaaaataaaaggcTTAGAATAGTCGGGGAGAAAgcgaaagatgatgatgagtcatAGAGACCATTCACCAGCTTATATAAGTAGTAAATCCACTAAcatgaataatattcaactgaGAAACTCCGATCAAGAATATTCACAAGAGAAAAAGGTATTATTAGCCTCcgattctctttttgtttcttatgttgttttcgttttttggaTGCTCTTCTTTTGTTGGTTATTCTTTTTATCTCGTATATAGCTCAAAAGCTGCAAGAATCATGTGTTCAAAGAAACCTAAATTATCTTAGTACTtgttaattatcaaaaactcaTGACTTAAAGAGTTGTACGTACATATATTTGTAGCATCATAAGAGCATAATAGTATGGTGCTTTTACCGGCGTTTTTGGACGGATTTGCGAGAACCGTATCGACAAAGAAAGGTAAAAATCCTCCGGATCAAAATGAAGATGGAGGGAGAGAGATCGCAAAATCGATGATAAAAGATTCCAAGAAGAACTCGACTTTGCTCGGTACTTCAGGATGTGTTAGTTCTGAAAGCTCTAAGAGATTTACCTCTATTTGTTCTAATAGAGGTGAGAAAGGCATCAACCAAGATCGTGCCATCGTTTGGGAGGTACAATTTttataaacactatatatatgttaggtaattcttctttctttccatGGAACggattatacaaaatttataaataaatagcaAAATGATATGTTGAAATGGAATCATGACATGTAGTTACTAAATTGTGTATATATGATTGTTGagaagtaggaaaaaaaaaacttattttatgaatttatgtTACACAATATGTAGGGATTTGGGTGCCAAGAAGACATAACATTTTGTGGCATGTTTGATGGGCATGGACCATGGGGACATGTGATAGCCAAAAGAGTGAAAAAGTCATTTCCATATTCACTGCTTTGCCAATGGCAACAAACTCTTGCTTCCTTATCATCGTCACCGGAATGTTACTCTCCGTTGGATCTCTGGAAGCAAGCTTGTCTGAAAACATTCTCCGTCGTCGATCTTGATCTCAAGATCAATCCTTCCATTGATTCTTACTGCAGCGGCTGCACCGCTCTAACCGCTGTTTTGCAGGTACATATATGTTCTTCTAACCATACAAGAACTATTCATTACatactatatgatatatataggctaatatatattagatgttTGGAGAGTATTTAATCTTAAGTACTAATGTTGAAGTTTGTTTTTGGTATTATAAGGGTGATCATCTTGTTATAGCAAATGCTGGTGACTCAAGAGCTGTACTAGCAACAACTTCTGATGACGGAAACGTAGTACCGGTTCAGCTCTCTGTAGACTTTAAACCGAACATTCCCGGTATAGTTCTAGAAGCCTTTTCATATTTAcagtttaaatattcatatgaAAAGATtcgataaaatagaaaatgacaATTGGTAATATGTGATCATTTCCGGTTAAAACAGAAGAAGCAGAACGGATTAAACAATCGGATGGACGGTTGTTCTGCTTAGACGATGAACCGGGAGTGTACCGGGTGGGTATGCCGAATGGAGGATCGCTCGGTTTAGCTGTTTCAAGAGCATTCGGAGATTACTGCCTTAAAGACTTCGGTTTAGTATCTGAACCGGAAGTAACATACCGAAAGATAACCGACAAGGACCAGTTTCTCATCTTGGCCACCGATGGGGTAATTACATCAATATACTCTCATTTGTATCATAATCAAGATttgataaaacatatataattatgtactAATGTAAGTGTGTGTCTGTAGATGTGGGATGTGATGACGAACGATGAGGCAGTGGAGATAGTAAGAGGagttaaagagagaagaaagagtgcAAAGAGATTAGTAGAGAGAGCTGTGGTGCTTTGGCgtaggaagagaagaagcatcGCCATGGATGATATTTCTGTTCTCTGTCTCTTCTTTCGCCCTTCTTAGTTTTTACTCTCTCCTTTAGCCTTTATCAACATATACATTTATCAATGTATTTTGAGCgtcaatgaacaaaaaaaatgtgatatataCATTTACGTAGGATAATAATAGATATTGTGAGGAGAGTGGTTGAGAATGGAGAGATGGGTGAGTAAGAGAATtcatcatggtttttttttttgttgtaaatttgGTATGTAATGGATCATAACTTCATATGTTGATCATTGTTATTGGCAACCAAATCTTACTATACAATTCTCTAGGGGTCTCTCGTAACATTTAAATGGCAGGATTAAGCAGTGAATCAAATGCATGGCTCCGATCAATAGACAATAGAGGTTCCTAGTACAAAACTATGAGAAATCTAAGTAAGATGGATTATGAGAATCTAGCCAACTATGGGATACAATGACATCATCAACTAAAAAAAGGAAAGCCATTAACGATTGCGTTTGAATTTGAGTTACAAAAAAGGGCCATTCTCGTGACCGCTGTTTTAAAGTTGCAGGAAGATAAACTACAGAACTACATAAGAAAGAAAGGACAAAATTTGCCAAAGCCCACATTCCCAATTCTGAAACTTAGTAACCTGTTTGGAAAAAGAACTGAAACCCCACTCTGTTACTCCATTATATTTTGTCGTATGTGTACATTTTAAGGTATTTTCTAGTCTCAGAAGCACTAGTCGAGAACACAACAGAGCCAAGTGTTTCAACGATGCTGGCTGCTGCATCACTCAGGTTTTTTGCTTGCTGAGATTTTCAAAGTACCCTCATTCACCAACACCTGAAGCTCTGGTTTAGCCATCTCACGAACTTGAAGATCTTCACTCTCTAGGAAAGCAGATAGTATCTTTGAACTGCCAAGAAAATGAGATTTAACACAGAATAAGATTTCAAGACGTCACTAAAAAACCTAGTTGTTAGCAAATAAATGGATGTATGAGAGGAGTCATTAGGCTAACTAACCAATGTCCTGCAGCCCACGACCTGCATTTTCCAGACAAGGCCTTCTTAAAGAGAGTGGACGCAAAACCAGGGCAATCCAAAACAAGCCTTCTTATGGTCCGACTTGAGTGAAAGTTTTCCAGGATGTGCTCTGAATCCTTCTCAGATTCTTGGGGTTTCGGCTTTGCTGCTACAGAACTAATAGCTTCGTACAGCTCACCCAGCTTCTCGCTCAGAGATGGGCAAAGAATACCATCAGCGCCTCCGACTGCAACCTGATACAAAAAAAACGTGAAAAAGAGGAAGGAGATcatcacaaaagaaaagaaagctggAAATTAGCATTTGTTATCAAAACATATGATCTATGCGGGAGTGATTGAACTTCAACAGATATTGAATGACAGTAGCATCTGCTATGAGAGGTAGAATAGAGTGATTTATCCCCTAACGTTTTTATAACAGGACTATAACCGACAAAAGATGTGAGAAAACAATTTTCAGTACCTCATACAAGACCTCTTTGCCAATGTTAGACTTGAGGAATTCCTCGGCGTTCTCCACGCACACATCAATAAGACTCTGTCCAGCGAATCAAAAATGATCCATGAGCAAGTAATTCAACTAAATTGTATCAGAAAACAATTAAGAAGCTGAAAACTGAGTCACCACGTCACACATACCTCAGCAAGGCCACTGTTGACGAGCAACTCCCGTCTTCTCACAAGGGGATCTTTTTTACCGCCTGCAGCTTTGACGTTTTCTTCATGATCTGAATGTTCAGTTACTGTATCTTCTTGTTCATCCTTCGTCTCCTCACCAGATTCGTTACCATCTGTGTCCTTTGTTAGAGAGGATGTCTCTGACTTATCCTGAAAGAATGGAAATGATAGACAGGGTTTTAGATCCAGTAAAAATTC
The Camelina sativa cultivar DH55 chromosome 15, Cs, whole genome shotgun sequence DNA segment above includes these coding regions:
- the LOC104746014 gene encoding probable protein phosphatase 2C 41, encoding MVLLPAFLDGFARTVSTKKGKNPPDQNEDGGREIAKSMIKDSKKNSTLLGTSGCVSSESSKRFTSICSNRGEKGINQDRAIVWEGFGCQEDITFCGMFDGHGPWGHVIAKRVKKSFPYSLLCQWQQTLASLSSSPECYSPLDLWKQACLKTFSVVDLDLKINPSIDSYCSGCTALTAVLQGDHLVIANAGDSRAVLATTSDDGNVVPVQLSVDFKPNIPEEAERIKQSDGRLFCLDDEPGVYRVGMPNGGSLGLAVSRAFGDYCLKDFGLVSEPEVTYRKITDKDQFLILATDGMWDVMTNDEAVEIVRGVKERRKSAKRLVERAVVLWRRKRRSIAMDDISVLCLFFRPS